A single genomic interval of Burkholderia cepacia ATCC 25416 harbors:
- a CDS encoding acetyltransferase has protein sequence MENIVIVGSSGHAKVVIDIVEQAGRYRIAGLIDSFRPRGEETLGYAVLGAERDLPDLVGAHGIAGLLVAIGDNHARENVTAALAALVPGLPCVSAVHPAACIGKASTIGAGTVVMAGAVINPCCTIGSGCIVNTNASLDHDGTMEDFSSLAPGVVTGGNCRIGRGAAIGLGAMLRHRIAVGEHGVVGAGAVVLHDVEPYTVVYGNPARRIRARAAGERYL, from the coding sequence GTGGAAAACATCGTCATCGTCGGCTCGTCCGGTCACGCCAAGGTCGTGATCGACATCGTCGAACAGGCTGGCCGGTACCGGATCGCCGGGCTGATCGATTCGTTCCGGCCCCGCGGCGAGGAGACCCTCGGCTACGCGGTGCTGGGCGCCGAACGCGACCTGCCGGATCTGGTCGGTGCGCACGGCATCGCCGGGCTGCTGGTCGCCATCGGCGACAACCATGCGCGCGAGAACGTGACGGCCGCACTTGCGGCGCTCGTGCCGGGCCTGCCGTGCGTGTCGGCGGTGCATCCGGCCGCATGCATCGGCAAGGCGTCGACGATCGGCGCGGGGACGGTCGTGATGGCCGGCGCGGTGATCAACCCGTGCTGCACGATCGGCAGCGGGTGCATCGTCAATACGAACGCGTCGCTCGATCACGACGGCACGATGGAGGATTTCTCGAGTCTCGCGCCAGGCGTCGTCACGGGCGGCAACTGCCGGATCGGCCGCGGCGCGGCGATCGGCCTCGGTGCGATGCTGCGGCACCGGATCGCGGTGGGCGAGCACGGCGTCGTGGGCGCGGGCGCGGTCGTGCTGCACGACGTCGAGCCGTACACCGTCGTGTACGGCAACCCGGCCCGCCGGATCCGCGCGCGCGCGGCCGGCGAGCGTTACCTGTAG